A stretch of DNA from Rhodococcus sp. NBC_00297:
CCGTTCTGGATACCCATCATGCGGGTGATGCGGGTGACGCCGCCGCCGCCGGGCAGCAGACCCAGCGACACCTCGGGCAGGCCGAGCTGGACACCGGGAACGTCCGCGACGATGCGGTGGTGCGTCGCCAGCGTGATCTCCAGGCCGCCACCGAGTGCGGCGCCGTTGATCGCGGACACGACAGGCTTGCCGAGCGTCTCGAGCCGACGCAGCTGCGACTTGACCGTCTGCACCTCGTCGAAGATCTGCTGGGCGTCGGCGGGGCCGGCCTTGATCATGTTCTTGAGATCGCCACCGGCGAAGAAGGTCTTCTTCGCCGAGGTGACGACGACACCGGTGATGGAGTCCTTCTCGGCCTCGAGGCGGTCGACCGTGGCGCCCATCGAGGTCTTGTAGAGCTCGTTCATCGTGTTGGCGCCCTGGTTCGGGTCGTCCATCGTCAGGGTGACGATGCCGTCGGCATCCTGGTCCCACTGAATCATGTTGTCACTCATGCTGTTCCTCAGACTCGCTCGATGATGGTGGCCACGCCCATGCCGCCGCCGATGCACAGGGTGATCAGTGCGTAGCGGCCGTTCCGACGCTCGAGCTCGTCGAGCACGGTGCCGGTGATCATGGCGCCCGTGGCACCGAGGGGGTGGCCCATCGCGATGGCGCCACCGTTGACGTTGAGCTTCTCGCCCGGGATCTTCAGGTCGCGCTGGAAGCGCAGGACCACGGAGGCGAATGCCTCGTTCAGCTCGAACAGGTCGATGTCGTCGACCGTCAGGCCGGCCGCGGCCAGCACCTTCTTCGACGCGGGCGTCGGCCCGGTCAGCATGATGGTGGTGTCGGCGCCGCTGGTGGCGGTCGCGACGACGCGAGCGCGTGGCGTCATGCCCATCGACTTGCCGGCGTCCTCGCTGCCGACGACGACCAGGGCCGCACCGTCGACGATGCCCGACGAGTTACCGCCGGTGTGGACGTGATCGATCTTCTCGATCCAGTGGTACTTCTGCAGCGCGACGTCGTCGAACCCGCCCATCGCGGCGATGCCCTCGAAGGCCGGCTTGAGCTTGCCGAGCGACTCGACGGTGGTGCCGGGGCGCATGTGCTCGTCACTGTCGAGGATCAGCAGACCGTTCTGGTCCGTGACCGGCACGACGGACTTGGTGAAGTAGCCACCCGACCATGCGGCTGCAGCGCGCTCCTGGGACTGCGCGGCGTACGCGTCGACGTCCTCACGGGTGAAGCCCTCGATCGTCGCGATGAGGTCGGCGCCGATGCCCTGGGGGGCGAAGTAGGTGTCGTAGTTGGTCTGCGGGTCCATGGCCCACGCGCCGCCGTCCGATCCCATAGGAACGCGGGACATCGACTCCACGCCACCGGCGATGACGAGCTCGTCCCAGCCCGACCGCACCTTCTGCGCGGCGAGGTTGACGGCTTCGAGGCCGGACGCGCAGAAACGGTTGAGCTGGAAGCCGCCGACCGTGTCGGGCATCTTCGCGGCGAGCACCGCGGTACGGGCGATGTCGGCACCCTGATCTCCCACGGGCGAGACGACGCCCAGGATCAGATCGGAGATGCGATCCTCGTCCATGTCGGGGAAACGACGGCGGAGCTCGTCGATCAACCCGGTGACCAGCGAGATCGGCTTGACCGAGTGCAGCGACCCGTTCTTGCCCTTACCTCGCGGTGTTCTGATGGCTTCGTAGATGTATGCCTCTGTGGTCACTGAACACAGTTCCTTCCGACGTGAGACTCGGGCAGCACGGTGCACTGGAGACACCGGCGCCCACGAGGACAGACCTCGACGCCATTCACCCTAGGCATGGAGCCGCGCTGCCGAAAGGACCGAAACGAGCGCGCACTGTGACACTCCTGCCGGTGTTTCACACCGTCAGCAGCAGGTCAGACGTCTTTCAGCGGGGTGGCACCCAGCTCGGACTGCAGCAGCTCGAGCGCGACCTCGTCCGGATCGCGACGCGTCGACGGATCGACCGGCTCCTTCGCCTGCTTCATGAGCTCTTCCTGCTCCTCCGGGCTCTCCGGGGGAGGTGGACCGTCGTACGGCGAGGGACCCGGGTCGTCCGGATAGTCGGGCTCCTCGGGCGGCGGGGGGATGTCGTCGTCGGACGGGCGCGAGGGCGTCGACCGCGCCGGGGCGCTGCCGGACTGCGCCGGCCGTGCCGGCTCCGGGGTGGGCGCCGACCTGCTCGGGCGCGAGAACCGAGGGCCGGTGGACGCCGGGCGCTCGGCCGGGGTGGATGCCGGCGCCGGTGCCGCCGACCGGGCGGTGCCGTCGCCCGCCTCGCAGACCACGGTCCACTCGACGCCGAAGACGTCACGCAGCGCGTCCTTGATGACCTCGGCGTTGCGGGGCTCGACCAGCCTCTTGGCCAGCGGTACCGAGTCGTGAGCCAACACGATCGCCCCGTCCCCGACAGACTTCACGGTGGCGCCCGAGAGCATCACCTCGACGGTGCGGCTGCGCTCCCGCACCTTCGTCCGCACCTCGGACCAGACGGCGCGCACGTCCGCGGCATCCGGACCCTCCGCCGCGGCGGGACTCGGCGCGGCGGGCTCGGGTGCTGTCTCGGGGGCGGTCTCTGCCGGCTCGGGTGCACTCTCGGCGGGCTCGGGTGTCGTCGATTCGGCGGCCGGGGTTTCCACGGCTACGGGGGTGGGCTCCGGGGTCGGCTCGGGCTCAGGGGTGGCCGGCTGCGCTGCGGGCGGCTGCGCTGCGGCCGGTTCGGGGCGCGCAGGTTCGGGGCGCGCAGGTTCGGGGCGCGCAGGTTCGGGTGTGACCGGTTCCGGTGCAGCGACTCTGGCTGCGGGGGCGTCGACGACGGGCGCGGGAGCGGCGGCCGGCTCGGCCGCCCGCTCGGACGGACGGCGGTACGTCTGCTGCTGCGCCGCCGCCTCGAGGCGGTCGTGCTGATGTTCGGCCTCGACCGCAGCGGCCTCGCCTGCGGGCAGGGTCACGTCGAGGCGCCGTTCGAGTCGCTCCAACCGTTGCAGCACAGCACTTTCCGCATCGGACGCCGCCGGCAGCAGCATCCGCGCACACATGACCTCCAGCAACAGCCGGGGAGCCGTGGCGCCGCGCATCTCACCGAGTCCGGCGTGCACCGTCTCCGCGAATCGGGCCAGCGTGGCCGGGCCGATGCGCTCCGCCTCGTCGCGCATCCGCTCGAGCATGTCGGCGGGGGCGTCGACGAGTCCGCGCTCCCCCGCATCGGGGACTGCACGCATGAGGATGAGGTCGCGGAGTCGATCGAGCAGGTCCACCGCGAACCGGCGGGGATCGTGGCCCGCGTCCATGACCTTCTCGACGGTGCCGAACAGAGCGGCACCGTCCCGGGCGGCCAGTGCGTCGACGGCCTCGTCGATCAGCGCGACGTCGGTGACGCCGAGCAGAGTGAGTGCGCGGGTGTACTGCACACCCTCGTCACCTGCACCGGCGAGCAGCTGGTCCAGCACGCTGAGGGTGTCGCGCGGGGAGCCACCACCGGCACGAATGACCAAGGGATACACCGCATCCTGCACGGTGACCTTCTCCTCCGCACAGATGCGCTCCATCAGACCGCGCATGGCGAGCGGAGGCAGCAACCGGAAGGGGTAGTGATGGGTGCGGCTGCGGATGGTCGGCAGCACCTTCTCCGGCTCCGTGGTCGCGAACACGAAGATCAGGTGCTCGGGCGGCTCCTCCACGATCTTGAGCAGCGCATTGAAGCCCGCCGTCGTGACCATGTGGGCCTCGTCCACGATGAAGACGCGGTAGCGCGATTCCGCAGGCGCGTAGAACGCGCGGTCACGCAGCTCACGGGTGTCGTCCACGCCGCCGTGGCTGGCCGCGTCGAGCTCGATGACGTCGAGGTTGCCCGGGCCGCCGGGAGCGAGCGCGACACACGAGCCGCACACTCCGCACGGCGTCGACGTCGGACCCTGGACGCAGTTGAGCGACCGCGCCAGGATGCGTGCGGACGACGTCTTGCCACACCCGCGAGGGCCGGAGAAGAGGTAGGCGTGATTGATGCGCTTCGAGTCCAGTGCGACGGACAGAGGCTCGGTGACATGCTCCTGCCCGACCACTTCCGCGAACGTCGCTGGACGGTACTTCCGGTACAGGGCCACGCGAGAGAGAGTACCGACGTCGACCGACAGAACGGTCGGCGGGAACCTACGATCCTGCGCTCTCCTTGGCGGCCCGCTTGGCCGCCTTCTTGAACTCGCGCACCTCGCCCAGACTGGTCGCGTCGACCACGTCGGCGATGGATCGTCGGGAGCCGTCGTCGCCGTACGATCCGGCGGCGTCGCGCCACCCGGCCGGCTCCACACCCATCTGCTTGCCCAGCAGAGCCAGGAAGATGCGCGCCTTCTGATCGCCGTACCCGGGCAGCGCCTTCAGTCG
This window harbors:
- a CDS encoding acetyl-CoA C-acetyltransferase, translated to MTTEAYIYEAIRTPRGKGKNGSLHSVKPISLVTGLIDELRRRFPDMDEDRISDLILGVVSPVGDQGADIARTAVLAAKMPDTVGGFQLNRFCASGLEAVNLAAQKVRSGWDELVIAGGVESMSRVPMGSDGGAWAMDPQTNYDTYFAPQGIGADLIATIEGFTREDVDAYAAQSQERAAAAWSGGYFTKSVVPVTDQNGLLILDSDEHMRPGTTVESLGKLKPAFEGIAAMGGFDDVALQKYHWIEKIDHVHTGGNSSGIVDGAALVVVGSEDAGKSMGMTPRARVVATATSGADTTIMLTGPTPASKKVLAAAGLTVDDIDLFELNEAFASVVLRFQRDLKIPGEKLNVNGGAIAMGHPLGATGAMITGTVLDELERRNGRYALITLCIGGGMGVATIIERV
- a CDS encoding DNA polymerase III subunit gamma and tau codes for the protein MALYRKYRPATFAEVVGQEHVTEPLSVALDSKRINHAYLFSGPRGCGKTSSARILARSLNCVQGPTSTPCGVCGSCVALAPGGPGNLDVIELDAASHGGVDDTRELRDRAFYAPAESRYRVFIVDEAHMVTTAGFNALLKIVEEPPEHLIFVFATTEPEKVLPTIRSRTHHYPFRLLPPLAMRGLMERICAEEKVTVQDAVYPLVIRAGGGSPRDTLSVLDQLLAGAGDEGVQYTRALTLLGVTDVALIDEAVDALAARDGAALFGTVEKVMDAGHDPRRFAVDLLDRLRDLILMRAVPDAGERGLVDAPADMLERMRDEAERIGPATLARFAETVHAGLGEMRGATAPRLLLEVMCARMLLPAASDAESAVLQRLERLERRLDVTLPAGEAAAVEAEHQHDRLEAAAQQQTYRRPSERAAEPAAAPAPVVDAPAARVAAPEPVTPEPARPEPARPEPARPEPAAAQPPAAQPATPEPEPTPEPTPVAVETPAAESTTPEPAESAPEPAETAPETAPEPAAPSPAAAEGPDAADVRAVWSEVRTKVRERSRTVEVMLSGATVKSVGDGAIVLAHDSVPLAKRLVEPRNAEVIKDALRDVFGVEWTVVCEAGDGTARSAAPAPASTPAERPASTGPRFSRPSRSAPTPEPARPAQSGSAPARSTPSRPSDDDIPPPPEEPDYPDDPGPSPYDGPPPPESPEEQEELMKQAKEPVDPSTRRDPDEVALELLQSELGATPLKDV